Part of the Brassica napus cultivar Da-Ae unplaced genomic scaffold, Da-Ae ScsIHWf_2162;HRSCAF=2815, whole genome shotgun sequence genome is shown below.
GAACAGCACATGCTGTGctctaccaaaaattaaaaatttttttcaatgtattcaatgaaaaatttcAATACAAAAATTTATTGAGAATTACTCCTCAAAAGCATCCCTAGAGAGATAAAATACCCCATTATAGAGCTATACAAGGTAACGTATGTTCTGATTCTGGGGTTTACATATACTCATTATTAGTGTTATAATTCAAATGGAAgaagatttctttttaattgaaaaaactcaaaatagattagttataaatctatttctaatgattttcttatcttatattattagaaataaaaaatgtaaatttgaattcaaaaaagGTCATGAATTTACAGTCAATAGTTAATGGTTCTGATTTGTACTAGATTCTATATTTTGTGActgaaaatctatatttttttcggagttgaaaaaaaaacaagagaaaatttGAATCTAGTACAAATCATTTTGGCGGCATGGCCGAGTGGTAAGGCGGGGGACTGCAAATCCTTTTTCCCCAGTTCAAATCCGGGTGCCGCCTCAACAGGAGACTTGAAATCTCCTGTTATAAAACTATAACAAACGTAGGAAAAGACTCTTGATACTTTCTTTTCGTGATTCTAAGCCCCTGGCTCTCGAGGTTCTATTCTCTAACCTAAAGTTTTACCTATCAGATTAGAGGAAAACTAAAACGAGTGGAGGGAAATCCATTAGATTGGATAGGCAGAGAGGGaattaaattaatagttttGGAAAGGATCTAAGATACTTTGGATATAGACTCATGAAAGTGTCGGAATGCTCAGACATTCAATCAATATTAGATTAGATGAAGAATTGCCTTTCGTTTtacttcaaataaaaataaaaaaaaaacgataaaagaaagaaaaaagattattCTTTCTACATATGAGTCAGATTTTTTGGATACTTCGAAAAGTATCTGTTTACTTGTGTTTACATCTTGTCGATTCTACTAGAAATTctataattaagaataactcaGTATAAGATAAGTGGATTTTTTGGAGTAGTTCATCAATGGTGACCAAATATCTCTCCCTTTTTTGACTCTGCACCAGTGATTTCACTATTATTAGTGAACAATAATGGAAAAGTTTCTTCATATTCATAGGGGACAGAATTCACATGGATATAGTAAGTCTCGCATGGGCTGGTTTAATGGTAGTTTTTACATTTTCCCTCTCTCTCGTAGTGTGGGGAAGAAGTGGACTCTAGAAGTAGAAGTACTCCTATTGCGATAATAATCAAACTCTATCAACCTGTATCAATTGTTTTAGTTTTCTAGACCGGCCGGCAATTTTTTTAAGatctttttttagaaattggattattttgttttgtttattgactcattttattttttgatatcaGAGTTTATACCGTTAACCATTCATGGGATAACCCCCTTTCGAAATCTCAAGAGGTTTCCATCGAATTCGGATTATCCGTattaaatggatcaaacaaacaaatgaaATGAGAAAGTATGTACATAGATTTCATattctatattaatttatatttacatttataaagaaaaaagagagatatgGGTGGATTCCTTTATATTAAGATATTTCACTTGTATCTTTATACATTACAATAACCATAATGGCTAGTATGGTAGAAAGAGATCTCTTTCTACCATACTAGCGGGCCCCTTAGGATACTACTGAATCTAATGCATTCCTTTCATTTAAGACGAGAAATTGACATCCTTTTTTGTCATTGATAGTCAAATTGtattcaaattaattattttgactaaCCGTTTTTACGTAAATTATAAGCAAAAAAGCAGTAGGAACGAGAATGAAGAGTGCAGTAGCAATAAATGCAAGAATATTGACTTCCATAATTAAatcgtttattatttatttttttttctttggaataTCTCGGGATTTAATCCCATAGAGATGAGAAATCTTTCGCTTGTAAACTCACTCAGATGAATTAGATTTCGATGATATCGAATGAAAGAAATATCATGAATAACAATATCGGAGCTATAAAATCGATTCATCGTCAAGAATTTAATAGTATAACATAGGAAGATCTTTTATCCACACCGAATACATAATGAGATTCCTGATCcaataaaaaactatttatttatgattcttTTTCACCGCTTTCTTTTCTACAACCTAGTACTTTCCTTGTACAATCATCTGatgaaatatcataaaaaaCCTTTTATACTTCGATTGTTTATAAAAAGAGTTTCTAAAGAACCTTAAATAAACAATAGAAATCAAATAGAGAAAACAAGTACGAAATTtcaatttgaaattttcaaaattttgtttttgtaagggTCTATGatctttttgtaaaacaaaggaAATGTGATAAAGACGagtcccgaaaaaaaaaaaaaacgaaaatattccaaaaaattaactatattaaattttcttacgAGTTTTTCTTCGACATCGACTCTAATCTTTAAAAAGAGCATATTCATTAGGGAAGACtaatttgatctttttttttgaaacatcctCTTTACTTGGTTGGATTCGAACTATTTTCACTTCCTTGACTTCATAGaaacaaaagtatatatagGTACTCTTGGCAAACGTATTATACGCTAtcctattttattttcctaCACGAGTTAATGGgagattaattgacaaaaagagGAAACCCCATACAGTATCTCGTTCTTGAAGTGGTGAATGCTctcaataattataattatactaATTTACATATGTCtttaaattggtgcaaaagaAATACCCCTTTCTTTTGCttgatgaaaaaagaaaaataaaacaaaaagataaccgaaaccATTTTGATCCCCTTGCCCAGAAACAAAAAGGGGagtttatgtctttttttttaattgaatccgCCGGGACTGACGGGGCTCGAACCCGCAGCTTCCGCCTTGACAGGGCGGTGCTCTGACCAATTGAACTACAATCCCATGGAAATAAAGCGGGTAGCTTACATATTCCTTCTTATGATTTCATCATaatcatttcaattttagaTTCAAATTAGTGTTTTGTAACAAAGAAAATCACAAGTAATATATTGATATCTATATGGATATCACTAAAGTGATATCAAGGCCGATTACTAGTAATCCTTGCATTATTCTAAAATCGattgataatctattttttattgtaattttttatggAAACAAAAAGTAACGAGCcacaagaaataaagaaaaaagtaaaGTCGAAATATAcccagatatttgactttttcttACCCTTCTCTGTCAATTatgcaaaacaaaaaaggttATGTAGACAGCGAATTATTGGGCCGAGCTGGATTTGAACCAGCGTAGACATATTGCCAACGAATTTACAGTCCGTCCCCATTAACCGCTCGGGCATCGACCCAGGAAGAATCTATTCGAACTTTATGGATAATCCATGATCAACTTCCTTTCGTAGTACCCTACCCCCAGGGGAAGTCGAATCCCCGCTGCCTCCTTGAAAGAGAGATGTCCTGAACCACTAGACGATGGGGGCATACTTGCTCAACCGCCATCATACTATGATCATAGTATGAtcagttttttaaaattgtcaATATAATCAAATGGTATGACTagcttataagattttttttttttctatagcattctatatcattttttattttacatttatattcatattctAATCacaattctataaaaaaaaatcgatatattttctttttatatttgaagtggaaatatgaaaaaaaaaaaaaaatcgaaaaaaagtctagtataaaatcttttaaagaaGTGATTGGtctgacagaaaaaaaataaaaagagggttaagtttcgttttttttactttacttAATAGATTGCCTCATCTCATTGTTAAGAAATAGTAGTGTCCCTATCTAACACTAACCCAAGAAAGTCAGACAGAATCCATCTTTCTTCCCTAATTAGACGATGGATTGATAAGTTAAGTTATCGATTCTCGCTTCTAGTTGCGAAATGAGCTACTAACCACTATGCgtctattgtatatatatttaatatatatatatatttgatttacctATCGACTCAGTCAGGAATTAAATCAAGACGGCCTTTTAACTCAGTGGTAGAGTAACGCCATGGTAAGGCGTAAGTCATCGGTTCAAATCCGATAAGGGGCTTTACTTTCTTAACTTTCTATTACTTCTTTAACTTTCTATATAGGAAAAATTTCATTCGAAAGTCTATAATTtcgaattttttgaatttcattctaatgaatttcattttaataataactaataataaagtgagagagtttaataataactaataataaagtgagagagtaatttagaaaatcaaattgaacatttttatattataatacaatgaATAATAATAAGTCGGCTTTTGAATCGCCAAATAGATATTCGTTGTTTCCCTTTTTCGATAGATTAGAAATCAACAAATcccaaaagaaaaagtaagTGGACCTAACCCGTCGAATCATGACTATATCCACTATTCTGATATTCAAATTCGATAGAGATAAAATTGAAACAGtagatttgttttatttcatatttttttattcggaAATCTGTcgatatctcttatttaatcttcttgtttctatattTCATAGGAATATATTGCGTTCCTGCCTAGAGAAAGAAAGTCTTATTCCAAATTTTTAATACCTAAAGGGTATTTCAATATCTTGTTTTGATTCCAGAACATAACAAGAGCCTAAATTCTAGTTGTATAAGAATCAAATTGTATTAAGAATCAAAAAATCGAATCATAAAGAATGGCTTCAGATATCAATCAAATATTTCCATATTGATGCTTACAAGATGACAATGTAATGGGATGGAGGTGTAGGTGTGAGAAAGAAACTCTCATTTACAGtttgctattattttatttaaatattgtattgaattagatataaataataaattttccctttttttacCGGCATGGACATGtagatatcaaataaaatagaaaaaaagatttCTTTATCTGAGTAATGAGTCATCTGACAATTCATGATTTAGATTCAACTACTTATTAAGAAACTAatagcaagaagaagaaacaatttGAGTTGATGCGTTTACCTAAGTAAGGaccaataaaatcaaatattttgatcttCGAAACCAATTAAATGAAATTCTAAAGGTTAAATTTTATGGGGCAGTGCGCGAGaaatcaaatcataaataaatgatagaatTTTGAGCGTCctgaacataatatataacattaagatATATAAAGGTGTTCGGAAATGGTTGAAGTAGATGAATAGGAGGATCGCTATGACTATAGCCCTTGGTAAATTTaccaaagacgaaaaagatttatttgatattatggaTGACTGGTTACGGAGGGACCGCTTCGTTTTTGTAGGTTGGTCTGGTCTATTGCTCTTTCCTTGTGCCTATTTCGCTTTGGGGGGTTGGTTCACAGGTACAACCTTTGTAACTTCATGGTATACTCATGGATTGGCTAGTTCCTATTTAGAAGGTTGCAATTTTTTAACCGCTGCAGTTTCTACTCCTGCTAATAGTTTAGCGCATTCTTTGTTGTTACTGTGGGGTCCTGAAGCACAAGGAGATTTTACTCGTTGGTGTCAATTAGGCGGTCTGTGGGCTTTTGTTGCTCTCCACGGTGCTTTCGCATTAATAGGTTTTATGTTACGTCAATTTGAACTTGCTCGATCTGTTCAATTGCGACCTTATAATGCAATCGCATTCTCTGGTCCAATTGctgtttttgtttctgtctttctaatTTATCCACTAGGTCAATCTGGTTGGTTCTTTGCGCCTAGTTTTTGGTGTAGCGGCTATATTTCGATTCATCCTCTTTTCCAAGGGTTTCATAATTGGACATTGAACCCATTTCATATGATGGGAGTCGCTGGTGTACTGGGCGCGGCTCTGTTATGCGCTATTCATGGTGCTACTGTAGAAATACTTTATTTGAAGATGGTGATGGTGTGCAAATACATTCCGTGCTTTTAACCCAACTCAAGCCGAAGAAACTTATTCAATGGTCACCGCTAACCGCTTTTGGTCACAAATCTTTGGGGTTGCTTTTTCCAATAAACGTTGGTTACATTTCTTTATGTTATTTGTACCAGTAACTGGTTTATGGATGAGTGCTCTTGGAGTAGTCGGTCTAGCTTTGAACCTACGTGCCTATGACTTCGTTTCCAGGAAATCCGTGCAGCGGAAGATCCGGAATTTGAGACTTTCTAtactaaaaatattcttttaaacgAAGGTAT
Proteins encoded:
- the LOC125600243 gene encoding photosystem II D2 protein-like, which codes for MNRRIAMTIALGWSGLLLFPCAYFALGGWFTVSTPANSLAHSLLLLWGPEAQGDFTRWCQLGGLWAFVALHGAFALIGQSGWFFAPSFWCSGYISIHPLFQGFHNWTLNPFHMMGVAGVLGAALLCAIHVTGLWMSALGVVGLALNLRAYDFVSRKSVFALGWRLKISLMKTLYSLRRFYHVETLFNGTLALAGRDQETTGFAWWPGMPDLSII